The DNA segment caaacaataaGAATAAacaatttgagtttttcagtttgaGAGATATTGTttctaagatttgaacattcacatcaagctttggtttttcaaagagagtggaatatgattgtaattgtattgatttcagtttgtactgtgaacaagtgtaatcccttctaaaccttctgtatttctggtgttgtattgccaaggagtgttgtgtgttcttgaggtggtcaagatcaatactcttggtgtgttttgccaaagggagtgtgtttcttgaagggttcaaggtcactactttggtggtttgtgtgttgtaatctggtttgattgctcaGTGGATTACCTAGTAGTtttctagggactggatgtagctcttggcttaagagtgaaccagtataaactgttggtatATCTCTATCTTACTCTAAACTcatttaatttctgtttttagCTTTACTGGTATatacaactgattgttttgaagaaacaaccgattgtttttctgttgctttgctgtttaattgcttatattcttggctaacttgattcttgttctggattcacacaaagaattttgttaaacctgaaaaagttttcaaaacccctcttaaacaattcacccctctcgtttaaggccatatattttaacatggtttgccaaaggtagtgtgtttcttgaagggttcaaggtcactactttggtgttgtgtgttttgtaatctagtttgattgcttagtggattacccagtggtttctgggaactggatgtagctcttggttgaagagtgaaccaatataaactgtttgtgtgattctcccTTTCTTTGAACtcctttaaattatgttttaagctGATTTAAATTTCAACtaatataaacaaccgattgtttcgaagaaacaactgattgtttttctgtgtttGTTGAATAACtgtttgtgttcttggctaacttgattcctgttctggatttatacacaaaatttcattaaacctgaaaaagttttcaaaaacctcttataaacaattcaccccctattgtttaaggtcatatattttaacaataaCTACCACCTCGTCCCTGTCCTCTGCTTCGTGAACTACCGTGTTTATGATATgagctaccaattgaggcttgtTCTTGTAAAGCCCGTTCAATTGGTTTTccaatcttattgtcattcatccaCTGCTCATGCGCTTGTAGGGAACTagacaataaccttactgtcattgttgaaatgtcattgacctcttcaattgcggcaacaacatgttcaaatttgtgagttaaagatctcaaaatcttATCCACCTTTGTCTGCTCCaaatgtgtttcaccattggtctCCATATGATTTTTCAAggcaagaactttatttatatatacatcaacagtctctgtggtttccatctgcagcagttcatattggcgtcttagggtttgaagatgcaccctcttgatcttgtcatcacctttataattggttgacaaaatgaTCCAAGCCTCACTTGCAGTTGTTACTCCTTCTATCTGCTCAAATgtctcgtcattcatcccttgataGATGAGATACATAGCCTTCTTGTCCTTCTTCTTCTAGTCACGATGCACTACTCGTtgcgcctcagttgcattatcagctaatgcagacactccactctcaacgacatcctataactcatgataatcaacACAAAACTCTCATCtgcacacaccaccgattgtaaatttttccatcaaggatagggactgataattgggtagagttcaCGATAACAGACTGACTCTGATACCAGttgtagaaactaattgaagaaaataacAGAAGTCAAAAGGTTGTAGAAACTGTTTGAACGTAATTACACGAAATTGCAAAACTGTTAAACTGAtacattcattttgatttactccaataatatatatataataaaattacaaatattgaaagctataaaataggaaaacTAGCAACCCTGTAAACTCCATTAATGCAACGATAAAtaatttaagggtaataaaatctaaattaataaccaacatttcATGATAATAAAATATGGATTAATAACTAACAAACCcatcttaaattaaaaaatattgaaagtgTATTGACCAGTCCTCGGGCGTCGTTGACCACTAGTAATGTAGGGGCCATGTAAGCGAGGTCCCACGAGCAGCGTGGGCCAGTGTCCCGTGAGGCACGTGCGCTAAGGAACCGAAGtgtggtcagacatcggtcaccAAAATGTACCGACGTGCTACTAGgcagtgtggagaggtcggacatcgggGACTCGAACAACAGAGCtaggccacgagaggtggatcccagaccacacaccaattatcagtaagggagaagcctaggtaACGGAAGTccatgcgtgtagagtggatgacgcgtttaggcgtaacacaagtatagAGCCACTGGAAAGGATGCAACCTGTGAGGGTCATGTTCCAGcggtgagctgcatgcatgacacgtgtaTAGCTAGGGCGCTCCCAAGACGGGTGACcacagagatcaggtgcacgaggaggcatccaggtggtcatcccgtcagaggttgcactctagttagggaaccccacgcgctaggttatcctaagagtgggTAACTGCGGCGCTGGGGCTCACCCCCTCAGGAAGCCTATTTTGGGTAATAGaaacagtggaaaccctagtttcagtctatataaagggaagtaacaaacttgacaaggtacgctattcatttgcGTCGCTTAACACACACAGTTACAGTTTTACGTtaaacagttttggtgtttcctagccgaAGATTGACTTGAGTGTCAGAGTGCAAATGgtctctagggcgccctttgtctttgtgttttcaggtgttCAATCGAGAGGAAAGCACGACTGAACGCAAGGATTCTTGGGTATGAGACTCTCGTAGACGCACGAAGGTGTTTTGGttaaccggcaggaacatttggcgcccacatGGGGCACGATACAAAACATTGTCCCACCAACAAGAACCAAAAGGATGAGAAGTACGAGGCAAGGACCTCTTGCACCAAACGGAGGCGAAGGCCTCACCCTACAACAGGTTATGGAAATGATGCAGGCCCTTCAAGAAGAAGTGGATGCGTCAAGAGCAAACCAAGAACGCATCCAAGATGATTTGGCGGCATCACGGGCAATGAACGAAGAACTGCACCTCTCGAATGAGGAATTGCGCAGGGATCTGCAAAACCATGCAGGCGCACATGAGGAAGGAGATCGAGAACCTGCGACACCACCTAGGGAGTTTCCAATGCCGTTCTCACAAGAAATCATGGATGCCGTGATACTGGCCACGTTCGTAGGGCCCAAAGTTACCTTCACTCAGAGGACCCGGAGGCCCATCTCACGACTTTCCATACGCAAATAATGTTGGTTTGGGGCTCCGACGTGGTGAGATGCAaactgttcatgagcactcttgTGGGAACAccgatggattggttcatcaacCTCCCTGATGGCCACATAACGTCATTCCCACAACTCACCAAGCTCTTCAGAGCGCAGTACATCGCAAATTGGCCTCCCCCACCCATCTCTTATGATCTTTTTGACATAAGACAATATTAGGGTGCGTCCCTAAAGGAGTTCCTTCACCGTTTCGGAGCACAGGTGGTGAGGTTGAACCTCAAGGATGAAACAATGATGGTGCACGCATTCAGAAAGGGCATTGTGCCAGATCCCTTTAGTGAATTGCTTATCAGAAACCACCCTAAGACCTACGCTGAGATAATGTGTCTCGCGGTGGCTCACATTGCGGCAGAAGGGGAAGTTAACGAGAAGTGCACGTGTGTGGTTCCCACGCGCCCGCGTGCATCAGGTCAACCTCAACCCCTTagggtgcatgaggcaacgACAGAGAATAAAACCCCCACGAAGCAGCAACCCTATCAACCAAGGAAGCTTCAAACCAGGGGGCGTGAGAGGGAGAACGTGCCACCAAGGCACGACTTCGTGGTAGAGTTGAAGAACCTCATCGCTATCCCCAATGTAGCGAAGAGGCTGAAGGTACCCTCCAAGACCGATAAGAAGCTCGGGCCCAACAAgaatgcctggtgtgagttccaccaagcattCAACCATCCCATACGCAACTGTTTGGCACTGGGACACCAACTAGATGAGTTGGTGAAGAACGGTTTCCTGAGGGATTACTTGCAAGAAAAGTAGGGGACCGAGGACGTGGCGGTGACAGGGGGTGGCCCGGGCCACGAAGTCACCATTCATGGTGAGATTCACACCATCGCGGGAGGTTTCTCGGGAGGAGGTTGCACCGCTTCTTAGCAGAGGAGATACGCACGGGCGGTGATGTCGGTAGAAGCACAAAGGGCCAACGATGCTTTCGATAtcgaccttgtcttcaccaaggccgaccttCAGGACGTTGTTCCCCTTGACAACGACCCGGTGGTGATCTCAGTAGTAACcgcaggaaggaaggtgcaccgtTTACTAATGGATCAGGGAAGCTCGacagacgtaatgttctggacGACTTTCAATAAGCTGCAACTGTCTCCTGACATGCTAAGGCCTTATActggctgcttgtacggtttcaC comes from the Phaseolus vulgaris cultivar G19833 chromosome 8, P. vulgaris v2.0, whole genome shotgun sequence genome and includes:
- the LOC137825184 gene encoding uncharacterized protein codes for the protein MNDETFEQIEGVTTASEAWIILSTNYKGDDKIKRVHLQTLRRQYELLQMETTETVDVYINKVLALKNHMETNGETHLEQTKVDKILRSLTHKFEHVVAAIEEVNDISTMTVRLLSSSLQAHEQWMNDNKIGKPIERALQEQASIGSSYHKHGSSRSRGQGRGGSYC